The Pyruvatibacter sp. HU-CL02332 genome contains the following window.
TCAGACCCAAGGAAACCCGTGACCTTTGGCGTGTTCTTCACCAGGTGAAAGGCTTCATCCGTCAGATCCATCTTCACCAGCACGTAGCCCGGGAAGAACTTGCGTTCCGTATTGACCTTCTGGCCGCGGCGGACTTCCACCACTTCCTCAGTCGGCACCAGCACTTCCTCAAAGCAATCCTCGAGGCCCTGCTGAACAGCCTGTTCCTTGATGCTCTCTGCCACCTTCTTTTCGAAGTTGGAGTAGCTGTGGACGATGTACCAACGATGCGCCATGTGCGCGGATATCCTTGTTTGGTGGCCCTGCCCGATATCGGGAGG
Protein-coding sequences here:
- the nusG gene encoding transcription termination/antitermination protein NusG, producing MAHRWYIVHSYSNFEKKVAESIKEQAVQQGLEDCFEEVLVPTEEVVEVRRGQKVNTERKFFPGYVLVKMDLTDEAFHLVKNTPKVTGFLGSESKPQPVSQAEVDRIVNQVQEGVDRPKPSISFEIGEQVRVVDGPFASFTGLVEEVDEEATRLKVAVSIFGRPTPVELEYAQVDKT